From the genome of Planctomycetia bacterium, one region includes:
- a CDS encoding LL-diaminopimelate aminotransferase codes for MSDPYFQTLFAERIGGANYGKGTEIYKFEKIKRAKRKALADHPERALVDFGIGENDEMAPPQVRARMAEEINRPENRGYADNGIQDYKDAVARLMKRRFSVELDPVKEINHCIGSKTALAMLPAAFINPGDVTLMTVPGYPVAGTHTRYYGGEVHRLPLLAKHDFLPDLKSIPPDILKRVKLLVLNYPNSPTGKLATREFYTQVVEFAREHRVVVVQDAAHIMLSYAAEPLSFLSIPGAKEVGVEVHSMSKGYHMIGWRIGWVCGHERIVQALADVKDNSDSGQFMAIQRAGAAALDDDSITAAVRQKYERRSKKLVDVLTRCGFSCKMPGGTYFIYTASPKGIANGPRFETAEAASQYLITEHSICTVPWDDAGAFLRFSVTYEAPDEAAENALMAETERRLKQIRPEF; via the coding sequence ATGAGCGATCCCTATTTCCAGACCCTGTTTGCCGAGCGGATCGGCGGCGCCAATTACGGCAAGGGCACCGAGATCTACAAGTTCGAAAAGATCAAACGGGCCAAGCGCAAGGCCCTGGCCGATCATCCGGAACGGGCGCTGGTGGACTTTGGGATTGGCGAGAACGACGAAATGGCCCCGCCGCAGGTTCGCGCGCGGATGGCCGAGGAAATCAACCGCCCGGAGAACCGCGGCTACGCCGACAACGGCATCCAGGACTACAAAGACGCCGTCGCGCGGCTGATGAAGCGGCGGTTCAGCGTCGAGTTGGACCCCGTCAAGGAAATCAATCACTGCATCGGCTCAAAGACCGCGCTGGCGATGCTGCCGGCGGCGTTCATCAACCCGGGCGACGTGACGCTGATGACCGTGCCGGGCTATCCGGTCGCGGGGACGCACACACGCTACTATGGGGGCGAAGTCCATCGCCTGCCACTTCTGGCGAAGCACGATTTCCTGCCGGATCTGAAATCGATCCCGCCGGACATCCTGAAGCGCGTCAAGTTGCTGGTGCTCAACTACCCGAACAGCCCGACCGGCAAGCTGGCCACTCGCGAGTTCTATACCCAGGTGGTGGAATTTGCGCGGGAGCATCGCGTCGTCGTCGTGCAGGACGCCGCGCACATCATGCTGTCCTACGCGGCGGAACCACTCAGCTTCCTGTCGATCCCCGGCGCGAAAGAGGTTGGCGTCGAAGTCCATTCGATGTCAAAGGGCTACCACATGATCGGCTGGCGAATCGGCTGGGTCTGTGGTCACGAACGGATCGTGCAAGCGCTGGCCGACGTCAAGGACAACAGCGACTCCGGCCAATTCATGGCAATCCAACGCGCCGGCGCCGCGGCGCTCGACGACGACTCGATCACGGCGGCCGTGCGGCAAAAGTACGAACGTCGCTCGAAGAAACTCGTCGACGTGCTCACGCGCTGCGGCTTCTCCTGCAAGATGCCGGGCGGCACGTATTTTATCTACACGGCCTCACCCAAGGGCATCGCCAACGGCCCGCGCTTCGAAACCGCGGAAGCGGCCAGCCAATACCTGATCACCGAGCACTCCATCTGCACCGTCCCCTGGGACGACGCCGGCGCCTTCCTCCGCTTCTCCGTCACCTACGAAGCCCCGGACGAAGCGGCAGAAAACGCCCTGATGGCGGAAACGGAGCGCCGTCTGAAGCAAATCCGGCCGGAGTTTTAG
- a CDS encoding dihydroorotate dehydrogenase electron transfer subunit, which translates to MSHPLESCHFADHAWCGEARVLEHVPLARGTHRVRLACPDLARQIVPGQFVMLRLPGTDDPLLGRPLALYDTVLDDAGTPIGIDVVYLVVGKMTGRLTKVVAGDALQIWGPLGNGFPARAVEHLMMVAGGIGQTPFAALGREFLGKRSYGDPTRRGAQASRVTLCYGARSQEYLAGVEDFQLLGVDVRLATDDGSAGAKGFVTAELERLLSEPNAAPVDQTRIVCCGPEPMMAAVAKIAAARGIACEVSLETPMACGLGICFSCVARVRDASGEWDYRRTCVEGPVFDASTIVF; encoded by the coding sequence GTGAGCCATCCCCTGGAATCTTGCCACTTTGCCGATCACGCCTGGTGCGGTGAAGCCCGCGTGTTGGAGCACGTGCCGCTGGCGCGCGGGACGCATCGCGTGCGGCTCGCATGCCCGGACCTTGCACGGCAGATCGTGCCTGGACAATTCGTGATGCTCCGGCTGCCAGGCACGGACGATCCCCTGCTCGGACGGCCGCTCGCGCTCTATGACACCGTGCTCGACGACGCTGGGACGCCGATCGGCATCGACGTCGTGTACCTTGTCGTTGGCAAGATGACCGGCCGACTGACGAAGGTCGTCGCTGGCGATGCCCTGCAAATCTGGGGACCGCTCGGCAACGGGTTTCCGGCGCGAGCCGTCGAGCATCTGATGATGGTCGCTGGCGGCATCGGCCAGACGCCGTTCGCGGCGCTGGGACGCGAGTTTCTTGGCAAGCGAAGCTACGGCGATCCAACGCGACGCGGCGCGCAGGCTTCGCGCGTGACGCTCTGCTACGGCGCGCGTTCGCAGGAATACCTCGCTGGCGTGGAAGACTTTCAGCTCCTCGGCGTCGACGTTCGCCTGGCCACGGATGACGGTTCCGCTGGTGCGAAGGGATTCGTCACGGCGGAACTGGAACGCTTGCTGTCGGAACCCAACGCCGCGCCGGTGGATCAAACTCGGATCGTCTGCTGCGGCCCAGAGCCGATGATGGCCGCCGTGGCGAAGATCGCCGCGGCGCGGGGCATTGCTTGCGAAGTTTCGTTGGAAACGCCGATGGCCTGCGGCCTCGGCATCTGCTTCAGTTGCGTAGCACGAGTGCGCGACGCCAGCGGCGAATGGGATTACCGCCGCACCTGCGTCGAAGGCCCGGTCTTCGACGCCTCAACGATTGTGTTTTGA